The genomic interval TCAATACTAGTATTTTAAAGAAAACCATTTACTCGCCTGTAGATTATGAAAAAAAACCAATCAATTCTATTAAAGGTACACTTGCATCTGGTGCTATTTTACCATATCAATCAGGATGGATGCGCCCGATCCCTCAACTAGGTAATTACAAGATACCTTCAATTTCTAATGTATATCTATGTGGGGCGGGAAGTCATCCGGGCCCCGGAGTGTCGATGGCTCCTGGAAGGAATGCTGCGCAAGTAATTCTACGTGATTTGGGAATTGATTTAAGAGCGATTTTTACGACCTACTAGCAATTAAAAAATGAGATCGAAATTCAATTGCTATAAAGAATTAATAGACTGTCTTTGCAATTCTGGCATAATAATAATAATGATATCGTGTGAGCAATACTGGAATATGGCAAAAAGCCCTTCAAATTATTGATGACTTGGCTATTTCAACTACAATTATCTGGCGTGTCTATTATCATCTGATTTAATGATATAGAGGTTAAGGATTTATTCATCCTAGAATCGTATCTCCAGGGCCGAGCACCATAGCATTTCTGATGTTGTTCTCTTAATTCTTTGGAATTGAATTCTAAATGCCTTAGAATGAGACATCTCTCTCCCCTTGACTTTGCCATGTTATTAGCGGACTAACTCTTTCACTCTTCCAACCATTCCGTTCTCCAACACAACCTTAATTCCATGGGGATGAGTCTTAGATCTTGTCAATATCTCCTTTACTGTACCTTCAGTCAACTTGCCGGTCTTTTGGTCATTCTTTTGCACTACTCTTACTACGGAGCCTATCATAATATTTTGTATGCTGTTTCCATTCAATGATTTTATACATTTTGCACTATCACATATAAAAGAAAGGACTGTATACCATCGACAACCTCAAATTAAGGATTTCTTTACTAAAAGAGAAAAATATCGAATCATCAGATTATCATATTTATCCTGGGTCAAAGTGGATAGTCTATTATCTAAATGATGATTCAGATATTTCCACGGTATTAAAGGATTTCAGATTTCAATACGACCATATCAGAGCCAATTAAGCACATTGGTTGCAATAGTATTTAAAAATGGCAAACGCATCATTAATTTAAGAATCCTTTTCAGAGGTATTATCCCTAAAACGTAAACAAATCTAATATTTCAATGGTATCTAATAATTTGTCCGCTTGGAAGAAGATAAATGTAAATATGATGTTAATTCGATTCTTTTCACTCGATTATCATCAAATAAAAGATTATCTAGTTTTATGACATGGTATCCCGTTCTGATATCGATATTCTAAAATATACTAAAATTAACTATAGAAAGAAATACTCATTTTCAATGTTAAACCGGAATTCTATAGTAAAATTACTTTACGAGTTGAAATAATCAGATATACTAAAATACGAGATAATTAATAATTGTGAGTTTTGATGAATGATTTTATCACACCTTTACAGTAAGATATTCTGGACCTTTCTTAGGACTGTTTGTTAATTCAAAACAATCATATTTGCTTCCATCATCCTCGTCAACCACACAAACATGAAAATCTTCATTTGCATCGATTAAACCAGACGGCATAACTATTCTAGTGGTATATTGACCATCCGGACTACCGGGATCATCATCATACATTGCATCAATCAAATCGATATTATTTCGGGAGTATTGTGGGTATTCTTCTATGTACAAGCTTACATCATTAGGCCCATTTGTTAAACTGTCAACAAATTTCACCTCCACGATAAAGCTGCCCTTTTGGGCGTAAGTGGGTGGGAATAATGTAAGAACAATCGAAATTGATATTGCCAAGACAATCTCCTTTTTGATCATTTTAATATAATTATCATTATCTACCATATTTAACAATTGCGGATCATTCCCAAAAATATGTTAAGGAATATTTTCAGTAATTTTTAATTATACAAAAACTGAATTATTACCTCATTGCAAGAATTCTTGATTTTAATTGATTTATAGTTTGGACTCGTGGAGGTGTGGTTCAAGGTTGAATTGAATCCAAATAATTATGATTGCGGGAATTGAATTTTCTGAGATGCATAAAGAATCAACATGATATCATCTGTTCATAAAACAATCGGGGCAACAATACCTTAGTACGAATTCAAATTTCTAAATTTTT from Candidatus Nitrosocosmicus hydrocola carries:
- a CDS encoding YwbE family protein, which encodes MNGNSIQNIMIGSVVRVVQKNDQKTGKLTEGTVKEILTRSKTHPHGIKVVLENGMVGRVKELVR
- a CDS encoding luciferase family protein → MSLLKEKNIESSDYHIYPGSKWIVYYLNDDSDISTVLKDFRFQYDHIRAN